In the Carboxydothermus hydrogenoformans Z-2901 genome, one interval contains:
- a CDS encoding sirohydrochlorin chelatase has product MEKAVVLLAHGSRVAQAVEKFREVVGKLRERFPFRLEEAFMVRANPNLKEALLRLYQEGYQEIAVFPVFLFEGLHLVHDIPEEIDQLKAQYPDLKITVYKPLGEKEQFIEFLAAVLANEL; this is encoded by the coding sequence ATGGAAAAAGCAGTAGTTTTGCTGGCTCACGGTTCCCGGGTGGCGCAAGCGGTGGAGAAATTTCGCGAAGTGGTAGGAAAGTTAAGGGAGCGCTTTCCCTTCCGGCTCGAGGAGGCGTTCATGGTAAGGGCTAATCCCAATTTAAAGGAAGCGCTTTTAAGGTTGTATCAGGAAGGATACCAGGAAATAGCCGTTTTCCCGGTTTTTCTATTTGAAGGTCTTCATTTAGTGCACGATATTCCTGAAGAAATTGACCAGTTAAAAGCCCAGTATCCCGATTTAAAGATTACGGTTTATAAACCTTTAGGTGAAAAAGAACAATTTATTGAATTTTTAGCGGCGGTGTTGGCCAATGAATTATGA
- a CDS encoding precorrin-8X methylmutase, translated as MNYEFLINPREIEQKSFAIIESLTGLGNTPEDQVIKRAIHASGDPEIRKDFRFHPAAIDRGLAALKNKNLIITDVEMVRAGITGYAGEVACAIREEAVKRKALENKVTRAYQAMMELKERMDGAVIAIGNAPTALLAVIELIKTGVEPALVVGVPVGFVGAKESKELLLNCDVPYITLLGTKGGSTIAAAIVNALIKLSRTGGK; from the coding sequence ATGAATTATGAATTTTTAATTAATCCCCGGGAGATTGAACAGAAAAGTTTTGCCATTATTGAAAGTTTAACGGGACTTGGCAATACTCCTGAAGACCAGGTAATTAAACGGGCCATCCATGCATCAGGTGATCCGGAAATCAGAAAGGATTTTCGTTTTCATCCCGCGGCTATCGACCGGGGGCTTGCCGCTTTAAAAAACAAAAATTTAATTATTACCGATGTGGAAATGGTCCGGGCGGGAATTACCGGTTATGCCGGCGAGGTAGCCTGCGCGATTCGCGAGGAAGCGGTTAAAAGAAAAGCTTTAGAAAATAAAGTTACCCGGGCTTATCAGGCGATGATGGAGCTAAAAGAGCGAATGGATGGAGCGGTTATAGCAATTGGTAATGCCCCAACAGCTCTTTTAGCGGTGATTGAACTCATAAAGACCGGGGTAGAGCCGGCGCTGGTGGTGGGAGTGCCGGTGGGCTTTGTTGGAGCAAAAGAAAGTAAGGAACTTTTGCTGAACTGTGATGTGCCGTATATCACGTTACTGGGTACTAAAGGGGGTAGTACCATTGCGGCAGCAATAGTTAATGCTTTAATTAAATTATCCAGGACCGGAGGGAAATAA
- the cobU gene encoding bifunctional adenosylcobinamide kinase/adenosylcobinamide-phosphate guanylyltransferase, which yields MKVLITGGVRSGKSSFAEKLATSFGEKVVYVATATAGDEEMRERIAKHQSRRPPNWVTVEEPVNLRDVLLTARGDAVLVDCLTLWVTNLLLKEEDVVGKAYEVVEIFPRITVPLIFVTNEVGSGIVPDNPLARKFRDVAGLVNQVFAKYCDEVYLTVAGIPVKIKGVN from the coding sequence GTGAAGGTGTTAATTACCGGTGGGGTGCGTTCGGGCAAAAGTAGTTTTGCGGAAAAGTTAGCGACCTCTTTCGGGGAAAAAGTGGTATATGTGGCTACCGCTACTGCCGGGGACGAAGAGATGCGTGAGCGGATTGCCAAACATCAAAGCCGTCGTCCCCCTAACTGGGTCACGGTGGAGGAGCCGGTAAATTTACGGGACGTTCTTTTAACAGCCCGGGGAGATGCGGTTCTGGTCGATTGTCTAACCCTCTGGGTTACCAATTTACTTCTTAAAGAAGAAGATGTGGTTGGTAAAGCTTATGAAGTAGTAGAAATATTTCCCAGGATTACCGTTCCGCTTATCTTTGTTACCAACGAAGTAGGTTCAGGAATTGTTCCCGATAACCCGTTAGCCCGTAAGTTTAGGGATGTAGCCGGCCTTGTCAACCAAGTTTTTGCAAAGTATTGCGATGAAGTTTACCTTACCGTGGCGGGAATACCGGTAAAAATCAAGGGGGTGAACTAA
- a CDS encoding cobyric acid synthase yields the protein MARAIMFQGTASHVGKSVLTLALARVLYLDGFKVAPFKAQNMALNSYVTLDGGEMGRAQVAQAEACGLEPRVEMNPVLLKPSSDKGSQVIVLGKPIGHYSAKSYHLERRSMVWEAVKKAYETLAQEFDFIVIEGAGSPAEVNLKASDIANMKTAFLANAPVILVADIDRGGALASLVGTMELLEPEERKMVCGFILNKFRGDLELLKPALTFLEEKTGIPVLGVMPYIPELLIPEEDSVSLEETVSNREKDLKIGVVWYPRISNFTDFEIFQYEPDVELIYIKTLQDFRDDFDLVILPGSKNTVADLNYLKQRGLDQKLYAYVEKGKPLIGICGGLQILGEKILDPDLVEGKETEVKALGILDTVTEFRGDKITRRTSTRVTRADGYFFLQREEISGYEIHHGRTFLSGERSDVLDNTENPLVFARGRVLGTYLHGLFDNDFFRHRLLNRLRREKGLDGIENRPTSLKNLRQENYDKIARVFRENVNLKKIYEILGI from the coding sequence ATGGCCAGGGCGATAATGTTTCAGGGAACCGCCAGCCATGTAGGAAAATCGGTGCTGACTTTAGCTTTAGCCCGGGTGCTTTATCTGGACGGCTTTAAAGTTGCCCCCTTTAAAGCACAAAATATGGCTCTAAATTCCTACGTAACCCTGGATGGCGGAGAAATGGGTAGAGCCCAGGTAGCCCAGGCGGAAGCCTGCGGGTTAGAGCCCCGGGTAGAAATGAACCCGGTTTTATTAAAACCCTCGTCCGATAAAGGTAGCCAGGTTATAGTTCTGGGGAAACCCATCGGTCACTATTCGGCCAAGAGCTACCATCTTGAGCGGCGCAGTATGGTTTGGGAAGCGGTAAAAAAAGCTTACGAAACTTTAGCTCAAGAATTTGATTTTATTGTGATTGAAGGTGCTGGAAGTCCGGCGGAAGTAAATTTAAAAGCTTCCGACATTGCCAATATGAAAACCGCTTTTTTAGCCAATGCCCCGGTTATTTTAGTGGCCGATATTGACCGGGGAGGAGCGCTTGCTTCCCTGGTGGGGACAATGGAACTTTTAGAGCCCGAGGAAAGGAAAATGGTGTGCGGCTTTATCTTAAATAAATTCCGGGGAGACCTGGAATTATTAAAGCCTGCCCTTACTTTTTTGGAAGAAAAAACCGGTATTCCGGTTTTGGGGGTAATGCCTTACATTCCCGAACTTTTAATACCCGAAGAAGATTCGGTAAGTTTGGAAGAAACTGTTAGTAACCGGGAGAAAGATTTAAAAATTGGCGTGGTGTGGTACCCCAGGATTTCCAATTTTACCGATTTTGAAATATTCCAGTATGAACCGGACGTGGAGCTTATTTACATCAAAACTCTTCAGGATTTTCGGGACGATTTTGACCTGGTAATATTGCCGGGAAGTAAAAACACCGTAGCCGATTTAAACTATTTAAAACAAAGGGGCCTTGACCAAAAGCTCTACGCTTATGTAGAGAAAGGAAAACCCCTGATTGGAATTTGCGGGGGTCTTCAGATACTTGGAGAAAAGATTTTGGATCCCGATTTGGTGGAAGGGAAGGAAACGGAGGTTAAAGCCTTAGGAATCCTCGATACTGTTACCGAATTTCGCGGGGATAAAATTACCCGGCGGACAAGTACCCGGGTTACCAGGGCCGATGGCTATTTCTTTCTCCAGAGGGAAGAAATCTCCGGCTACGAAATTCACCACGGCCGAACTTTTCTTTCAGGGGAAAGAAGTGATGTATTGGATAATACGGAAAATCCGCTGGTATTTGCCCGCGGCAGAGTTCTTGGTACCTACCTGCACGGGCTTTTTGATAATGACTTTTTTCGCCATCGCCTTTTAAATCGGTTGCGGCGGGAAAAAGGGCTTGACGGGATTGAAAACCGCCCGACTTCCTTAAAAAACCTGCGCCAGGAAAATTATGATAAAATAGCCCGGGTGTTCAGGGAAAACGTTAACTTGAAGAAAATTTACGAGATTCTGGGGATCTGA
- the cbiB gene encoding adenosylcobinamide-phosphate synthase CbiB: MKGIFITVVIALILDIVFKDPGQDYHPVALIGRYIAFIEKKLYPKKPAKKALILCGGLLVGLTLLPVSFIAFIYQHFTQKLPFLFQVVFQGGGLFFAIAPTGLAFSVNTIKNHLKDGNLAEARKSLGMIVSRDTRELPVTEVVRGSLESLAENTGDGVVAPIFWYLIGGLPGVWFYRTVNTLDSMVGYKSERYLYFGRIAAKLDDLLNYLPARITGVLMVLAAFILRYDWKRAIKTWLRDAKKHPSPNGGIPESVLAGSLGVRLGGENIYHGQKSFRAYLGEPLNPLTPEVIDKALKLFWFTVFLMVLLFGGFSTVGGV; the protein is encoded by the coding sequence ATGAAAGGAATTTTTATTACCGTGGTTATTGCCTTGATACTGGACATTGTCTTTAAGGATCCAGGGCAAGATTATCATCCGGTAGCTTTAATTGGTCGTTATATTGCTTTTATAGAAAAAAAGCTTTACCCGAAAAAGCCTGCCAAGAAAGCCTTAATCCTTTGCGGTGGTTTGCTGGTAGGGCTGACCTTATTGCCGGTAAGTTTCATAGCTTTTATCTACCAGCATTTTACCCAGAAGCTACCTTTTCTTTTCCAGGTTGTTTTTCAGGGGGGCGGGCTGTTTTTTGCCATAGCCCCTACCGGTTTGGCTTTTTCGGTTAACACCATAAAAAACCACCTGAAAGATGGTAACCTTGCTGAAGCCCGAAAAAGTCTTGGAATGATTGTTAGCCGTGATACCCGGGAATTACCGGTGACGGAAGTGGTAAGGGGAAGTTTGGAGAGCCTTGCCGAAAATACCGGCGATGGGGTAGTGGCTCCCATATTCTGGTATTTAATTGGAGGACTTCCTGGAGTATGGTTTTACAGGACGGTTAACACTTTAGACAGCATGGTGGGCTATAAAAGTGAAAGGTATCTTTATTTCGGGCGCATTGCGGCAAAATTGGATGATCTTTTAAATTACCTTCCCGCCCGCATCACGGGAGTTTTAATGGTTTTAGCAGCATTTATCTTAAGATATGACTGGAAAAGGGCAATAAAAACCTGGCTTAGAGATGCTAAAAAACACCCGAGCCCCAACGGCGGAATTCCCGAAAGCGTCCTGGCGGGAAGTCTTGGGGTCAGGCTTGGAGGCGAAAACATTTACCACGGGCAGAAAAGCTTTCGGGCTTATTTAGGTGAACCGCTAAATCCGTTAACTCCGGAGGTAATAGATAAAGCTTTAAAGCTTTTCTGGTTTACAGTATTTTTAATGGTTTTGCTTTTTGGCGGTTTCTCTACGGTAGGAGGGGTATGA
- a CDS encoding cobyrinate a,c-diamide synthase, with product MMKGFIISGTTTGAGKSTLTVGILAALKHLGLKVQAFKAGPDYLDPTYHRLALAKPTYNLDEILTSPGLVRRLFYEKAKAADVAVVEGVMGLFDGRDEKFTGSTYRLARFLNLPVILVVDAQNLGTTVAAQVYGYLKFKKDIKIAGIILNKVSGKNHAEHLLSALKPLGVKVFGVFYQNELPRLKSRHLGLIPATEEQNILEIIKEIKDKVLAKINFADLLATLPELTVPKKLPAIKYPDLKGKRVAYAFDKAFNFYYQEAIEYLRRSNAEVFAVSPLNDSDFPPVDLLFLGGGYPELFARDLFLNQKFIQNLKKKIQGGLRVYAECGGFIYLTSGVKVKEQTYPLTGILPGEMELTDKLQGLGYYRGKPVGGYLGKNFQKEIWGHKFHYSTYTGPQDNPAYLLQKNGREAFDGVARDNIFASFLHLNFYGKADLVKTLVGGRKG from the coding sequence ATGATGAAAGGGTTTATTATAAGTGGTACTACTACAGGAGCTGGCAAAAGTACCTTAACCGTTGGTATCTTAGCAGCTTTAAAACACTTGGGCTTAAAGGTGCAGGCCTTTAAGGCTGGGCCTGATTACCTGGATCCTACCTACCACCGTTTAGCGCTTGCTAAACCTACCTATAACCTCGATGAGATCCTGACTTCTCCGGGATTGGTGCGCCGTCTTTTTTACGAAAAAGCTAAAGCAGCGGACGTGGCGGTAGTGGAGGGGGTAATGGGCTTATTTGATGGCCGGGACGAAAAGTTTACCGGAAGTACCTATCGCTTAGCCAGGTTTTTAAATCTTCCGGTAATTTTAGTGGTCGACGCCCAGAATCTTGGTACCACCGTAGCAGCTCAAGTTTACGGTTATCTTAAATTTAAAAAAGATATCAAAATTGCCGGGATTATTTTAAACAAAGTTTCGGGGAAAAACCATGCGGAACACCTCTTATCTGCCTTGAAACCGTTAGGGGTTAAGGTTTTTGGGGTGTTTTACCAAAACGAACTTCCCAGACTTAAATCCAGGCATTTAGGTCTTATCCCGGCCACCGAAGAGCAGAATATCCTGGAAATTATTAAAGAAATAAAAGATAAAGTGCTGGCAAAAATTAATTTTGCTGACTTGCTGGCAACTTTACCGGAGTTAACTGTTCCAAAAAAGCTTCCGGCAATTAAATACCCCGATTTAAAAGGAAAGCGCGTAGCTTACGCCTTTGATAAAGCTTTTAATTTTTATTACCAGGAGGCAATTGAGTATTTGAGAAGATCTAACGCCGAAGTCTTTGCGGTAAGTCCCTTAAACGATTCCGATTTTCCTCCCGTAGACTTACTTTTTTTGGGGGGTGGTTATCCCGAGCTTTTTGCCAGGGACTTATTTTTAAACCAAAAATTTATCCAGAATTTAAAAAAGAAAATCCAGGGTGGTCTTAGAGTTTATGCGGAATGCGGCGGTTTTATTTATTTAACTTCCGGCGTTAAGGTTAAGGAGCAAACTTATCCTTTGACCGGTATATTACCCGGGGAAATGGAATTAACCGATAAACTTCAGGGCCTTGGTTATTATCGGGGAAAGCCGGTTGGAGGCTACCTCGGGAAAAATTTTCAAAAGGAAATCTGGGGGCATAAATTTCATTACTCCACTTATACAGGGCCGCAGGACAATCCTGCGTATCTCTTGCAGAAAAACGGACGGGAAGCCTTTGATGGGGTGGCGAGAGATAATATTTTTGCCTCGTTTTTACATCTTAATTTCTACGGTAAGGCCGATTTAGTAAAGACCCTTGTAGGTGGAAGAAAAGGATGA
- a CDS encoding kinase, with product MKIKAYVCGTAGELVQGSIGGKDFLLTAPVNIGNIVEIALNEKLDIPEDRPKIKRLVEIFYSKFSIKHKFTIKVTRNLPEGRGMGSSTADLAGSLAGMLKLSGIRINRGEFLKILTQVEPTDGSFLPGISLVDHRRGSFWYRIAAAKNYKIFWIDTGKAVDTIAFNRREDLKELNRLKEPKVRQALKMVFWGLKTDNPYLFGRGVTVDAFAHQLILPKEELFWVYRVGKELGAVGVNVAHSGSGIGLWFHNSWSQEKEEILRKEFSSYTCRVLTLVDGGITLEVHDA from the coding sequence ATGAAAATAAAAGCGTATGTTTGCGGTACGGCGGGAGAACTGGTTCAGGGAAGTATTGGAGGAAAAGATTTTTTATTAACTGCCCCGGTTAACATAGGGAATATAGTTGAAATTGCTCTTAACGAAAAACTTGATATTCCCGAAGATCGACCCAAAATCAAGCGGTTAGTGGAAATATTTTATAGTAAGTTTTCGATTAAACATAAATTTACCATAAAAGTTACGAGAAATCTTCCCGAAGGCCGGGGCATGGGCAGCAGCACGGCGGATTTAGCCGGAAGTTTGGCTGGGATGTTAAAGCTAAGTGGAATTAGAATTAACCGCGGGGAGTTTTTAAAAATCTTAACCCAGGTTGAGCCCACCGATGGGAGCTTTCTTCCGGGAATTTCTCTCGTTGACCACCGCCGGGGGAGTTTTTGGTACCGAATAGCGGCGGCAAAAAATTATAAAATATTTTGGATTGATACCGGCAAAGCGGTAGATACGATTGCCTTTAACCGGCGGGAGGACTTAAAGGAGCTAAATCGGCTTAAAGAGCCCAAAGTGCGACAGGCGCTCAAAATGGTGTTCTGGGGTTTAAAAACCGATAATCCCTATCTTTTTGGGCGGGGGGTGACCGTTGATGCTTTTGCCCACCAGTTAATATTGCCTAAGGAGGAACTTTTCTGGGTTTACAGGGTTGGTAAAGAACTGGGAGCGGTGGGGGTTAACGTGGCCCATAGCGGCAGCGGGATTGGCCTTTGGTTTCATAATTCGTGGTCGCAGGAAAAAGAAGAAATCTTAAGAAAAGAGTTTTCTTCCTATACATGCCGGGTATTAACCCTGGTGGATGGAGGAATTACTTTGGAGGTTCATGATGCTTGA
- a CDS encoding pyridoxal phosphate-dependent aminotransferase, translated as MLEHGGNKQLFYEKYGVLPRYDFSANLNPLGPPRDALKLLRENLKELISTYPDYRYRELEKAAYGYFQKEEVVLGNGASSLLNYLLFYLKPSRGLIIGPTFNLYEKTLRNREIPVEKLDCALEEKGYSNARAYLLQKGRKGDLLLICRPNNPDGSAWPVSELFKLIALCQEKGIKLLLDESFADFMEDEREIFWRNSGKLKDVYILISLTKIFAIPGLRLGALILPEKDYKDFKKFLPEWEINNLAAEIGPVLFAQRDYLLKTRALIKKEREYLSQNLFRLGFQVLPSKANFLMAYLPESISSEQLLSELAKYRIAVRPLQNFGLKREAVRIAVKTRKENRVLINTLKNILFKTHGKKSRTKKWKLEK; from the coding sequence ATGCTTGAACACGGAGGAAATAAGCAACTTTTTTACGAAAAATACGGGGTTTTACCGCGTTACGATTTTAGCGCCAATTTAAACCCCCTGGGTCCACCCAGAGACGCTCTTAAACTTTTGCGGGAAAACTTAAAGGAGTTAATTTCTACCTATCCCGATTATCGGTACCGGGAGTTAGAAAAGGCGGCTTACGGGTATTTTCAAAAGGAAGAAGTAGTTCTGGGAAACGGGGCTTCGTCCCTTTTAAACTATTTACTTTTTTATCTAAAACCTTCCCGGGGGTTAATTATCGGACCTACTTTTAACCTTTACGAAAAAACGCTAAGAAATCGCGAGATACCGGTAGAAAAGCTGGACTGTGCTTTAGAGGAGAAAGGGTATAGTAATGCCAGGGCTTATCTTTTGCAAAAAGGCCGGAAGGGAGATTTATTGTTGATTTGCCGGCCAAACAACCCCGATGGCTCTGCCTGGCCCGTAAGTGAATTATTTAAATTAATTGCTTTATGTCAGGAAAAAGGGATAAAGCTTCTTTTAGATGAAAGTTTTGCCGATTTTATGGAAGATGAGAGGGAAATCTTTTGGCGAAATTCCGGAAAGTTAAAAGATGTCTATATCTTAATTTCCCTTACCAAAATTTTTGCCATTCCCGGTTTAAGGCTTGGAGCTTTAATCTTACCGGAAAAGGATTATAAAGATTTTAAAAAATTTTTACCGGAGTGGGAGATAAATAATCTGGCAGCGGAGATAGGGCCGGTACTTTTTGCCCAGAGGGATTATCTGTTAAAAACCAGAGCTTTAATAAAAAAAGAAAGGGAGTATTTAAGCCAAAATCTTTTTCGTCTTGGCTTTCAGGTTTTGCCGTCTAAAGCAAATTTTTTAATGGCTTATCTTCCTGAAAGTATCAGCTCAGAACAGCTTCTTTCTGAACTGGCAAAATACCGGATAGCTGTAAGACCGCTCCAAAATTTTGGCTTGAAACGGGAAGCGGTGCGGATTGCGGTAAAAACCCGGAAAGAAAACCGGGTGCTTATAAATACCTTAAAAAATATTTTATTCAAGACTCACGGTAAAAAGTCAAGGACCAAGAAATGGAAATTAGAAAAGTAG
- a CDS encoding IS110-like element ISChy1 family transposase yields MARVVFAGIDVSALKCDLVCLDEQGQQLAPVKSFPNSLEGASAMVEVLDGLAHKFNIQQLHIGLEATSIYSVHLRQFLLDSPKLKPYSTKVYEINPVMVASFKKAFGTKRPKTDALDAYVIAERVRFGHLTPCSRETIVTEPLRQLTRLRLHLVEMVTAEQNRALNLLFLKFSNYHQDKPFSQTFGKASLAVLQEFTPDELIEMPLEELAEFIQSHGNNKLASPENMAKALKQAARRAYRLNPKMLAACEVALSLTLQNIDHLKRQLKQLDKVICRELEAIPQTLTSVKGLGPISAAGIIAEIGDIKRFKDQAALAQYAGLTWTRYQSGDFDAEERRLTKSGNRYLRYYLVQAANSLRVHNEEYKAYYQSKYHEVTKHQHKRALVLTARKLVRLVFALLSKGQIYKGTVMK; encoded by the coding sequence TTGGCCCGGGTCGTTTTTGCAGGCATTGATGTCAGCGCTCTTAAATGCGACTTGGTGTGTCTCGATGAGCAAGGGCAACAGCTCGCCCCAGTTAAGTCTTTTCCTAACAGCCTCGAAGGCGCTTCTGCTATGGTTGAGGTGCTGGATGGTCTCGCCCATAAGTTTAACATCCAGCAACTTCATATAGGGTTGGAGGCCACCTCTATCTACAGCGTCCATCTCCGTCAGTTCCTCCTGGACTCCCCAAAGCTTAAGCCATACTCCACCAAGGTCTATGAAATAAACCCCGTCATGGTGGCCAGTTTTAAGAAGGCCTTCGGTACCAAGCGCCCTAAAACAGATGCCCTCGACGCTTACGTTATCGCAGAACGGGTGCGCTTCGGCCATCTTACCCCTTGTAGCCGGGAAACTATAGTGACTGAACCTTTGCGCCAGCTCACCCGCCTGCGCCTACACCTCGTGGAAATGGTGACGGCCGAGCAGAACCGAGCCTTAAATCTCCTCTTCCTTAAGTTTTCTAATTATCACCAGGACAAGCCTTTTAGTCAAACTTTCGGTAAGGCCTCCCTGGCGGTATTACAGGAATTTACACCAGATGAACTTATAGAAATGCCATTGGAAGAGCTGGCAGAGTTCATCCAGTCCCATGGTAATAACAAATTAGCCTCACCTGAGAATATGGCTAAGGCCCTCAAACAGGCTGCCCGTCGCGCCTACCGCCTTAATCCTAAAATGCTCGCAGCTTGTGAGGTAGCTCTTTCTCTTACTCTGCAGAATATTGACCACCTCAAAAGGCAGCTTAAACAACTGGATAAAGTCATTTGCCGGGAGTTAGAAGCCATACCTCAAACTCTGACCAGCGTAAAAGGCCTCGGTCCCATCTCGGCTGCTGGTATTATAGCCGAAATTGGCGATATCAAACGTTTCAAAGATCAAGCCGCTCTGGCTCAATATGCCGGCCTTACCTGGACCCGCTACCAATCAGGTGATTTTGACGCCGAAGAACGCCGCCTGACAAAAAGTGGCAACCGGTACCTGCGTTACTACCTGGTCCAGGCCGCCAACTCGTTGCGGGTGCACAACGAGGAGTATAAGGCCTACTACCAGAGCAAGTATCACGAAGTTACCAAGCATCAACATAAGCGAGCGCTGGTTCTAACTGCCCGCAAATTAGTAAGGCTGGTCTTTGCCCTGCTGAGCAAAGGCCAAATCTACAAAGGGACGGTGATGAAATAG
- a CDS encoding ECF transporter S component: MNIRTLTTLAILIALSAVGAFIKIPSPTGTVALDSLPGYFAALYLSPGLGALVAALGHLLSAATAGFPLTLPLHLLVALEMAIFAAVFGVLGKRNVIVGIVVATLLNGVIAPLSFAIMPKFGMAFFTAMVVPLLVASFVNILLAGLTARALRGKTER; encoded by the coding sequence ATGAATATCCGAACCCTTACTACTTTAGCAATTTTAATTGCCTTAAGCGCCGTTGGCGCCTTTATTAAAATTCCCAGTCCTACCGGAACCGTAGCTTTGGATAGTTTACCCGGTTATTTTGCGGCCCTTTATTTGTCCCCGGGTTTGGGAGCTTTGGTGGCTGCTCTGGGCCATTTGCTTTCCGCCGCTACTGCAGGTTTTCCCCTGACCTTACCGCTCCACCTGTTAGTTGCGCTGGAGATGGCCATTTTTGCTGCGGTATTTGGAGTTTTAGGTAAGCGCAATGTTATTGTAGGTATTGTGGTGGCTACCTTATTAAATGGAGTCATAGCTCCCCTTTCCTTTGCCATTATGCCCAAATTTGGTATGGCCTTTTTCACCGCCATGGTTGTACCCCTTTTGGTGGCATCGTTTGTTAATATTTTGCTGGCCGGTTTAACTGCCCGGGCTCTTCGCGGGAAAACGGAGAGATGA
- a CDS encoding IS200/IS605 family accessory protein TnpB-related protein, producing MKQIITIQARLYPKAEEKEVLDNLMRKWNSCKRYAYNRLLEGKTRKELKKELQSLFGLNSRYADDAILEANEILQSTKELGENPRKVIFGGKVLFYRLKSKHLSSEQRQKYKKEWEDKRKGTLFSRGDKTKQGNLNLRVIEENGQFFLRVNAGNRKWLFIELKSSHKKWRKFAKTMLNSCPYSVRLQRKNNKYYAYISFEDNLPVASIDFSNGAIGIDLNAFPSHIAWAEIKKDGNLESFGEIPTPHLWDGRKEKRDYFAWVYANEIVKLALEKNKGIVVEKLAIKDKGYRGDYKGRKSRRVKHSFSYRKLIARIKTLAQRYGVAIREVSPAYTSVIGMLKYAPQFNLTKDTAAAYVIARRGLALREKIPLKYRELLKSLQSKSRSVSSLTEGRNEGTAVKGKTLPYKPWRVLRVALLTGALLGRPLYRDLSPLKRMLVSGMGEGG from the coding sequence GTGAAGCAAATCATAACAATCCAGGCAAGGTTATACCCAAAGGCGGAGGAGAAAGAGGTATTAGATAACTTAATGCGAAAGTGGAACTCCTGTAAGAGATATGCTTATAACCGCCTACTTGAAGGGAAAACCCGAAAAGAGCTCAAGAAAGAACTGCAAAGCCTATTTGGATTGAATTCCAGATATGCAGACGATGCTATTCTTGAAGCTAACGAAATTTTGCAAAGCACCAAAGAACTTGGAGAAAACCCACGCAAGGTTATCTTTGGCGGGAAAGTATTGTTTTATAGACTAAAAAGCAAACATTTAAGCAGTGAGCAGAGGCAAAAGTACAAAAAAGAGTGGGAAGATAAGCGCAAAGGAACCCTTTTCTCCAGAGGGGATAAAACCAAGCAGGGGAATTTAAATTTAAGAGTTATTGAAGAAAATGGCCAATTCTTTTTAAGAGTAAATGCAGGTAATAGAAAATGGCTGTTTATAGAACTTAAAAGTTCGCATAAAAAATGGAGAAAGTTTGCAAAAACAATGCTAAATTCCTGTCCTTACAGCGTTCGTTTGCAGAGGAAAAACAATAAATACTATGCTTACATTTCTTTTGAAGATAACCTACCTGTTGCATCAATAGATTTCAGCAATGGAGCTATCGGGATAGACTTAAATGCTTTTCCATCACACATAGCCTGGGCTGAAATAAAAAAAGACGGCAATTTAGAAAGCTTTGGAGAAATCCCCACACCACATCTCTGGGACGGGAGAAAAGAAAAAAGAGATTACTTTGCATGGGTATATGCCAACGAAATTGTAAAATTAGCCCTTGAGAAAAACAAAGGCATCGTAGTAGAAAAGTTAGCGATAAAAGACAAAGGCTACCGGGGAGATTACAAGGGAAGAAAATCCAGAAGGGTAAAACACAGTTTTAGCTATAGAAAGCTTATTGCCAGAATAAAGACCCTTGCCCAGAGGTACGGTGTAGCCATAAGAGAAGTAAGTCCAGCTTATACAAGCGTGATAGGAATGCTAAAGTATGCACCACAATTCAACCTAACAAAAGATACAGCAGCAGCCTATGTGATAGCCCGAAGAGGATTGGCTTTAAGGGAGAAAATTCCCTTGAAGTATAGAGAGCTTTTGAAAAGCCTGCAAAGCAAGTCACGGTCGGTATCTTCATTAACCGAAGGAAGGAATGAAGGTACTGCGGTAAAGGGGAAAACCTTACCGTACAAACCGTGGCGAGTTTTGCGGGTAGCCCTCCTGACCGGAGCTCTCCTGGGCAGGCCATTATATCGTGACCTGTCACCGCTGAAGAGGATGCTCGTAAGCGGTATGGGAGAAGGTGGCTGA